One Punica granatum isolate Tunisia-2019 chromosome 3, ASM765513v2, whole genome shotgun sequence genomic window carries:
- the LOC116199839 gene encoding aldehyde dehydrogenase family 2 member B7, mitochondrial — MAARRISSLLSRSIPSSTTASSRALLRNGKWNKPGFESGIRNHSTAAVLEEPISPGVSVNYTQLMINGKFVDAASGKTFPTLDPRTGEVIAHVAEGDAEDVNRAVSAARKAFDEGPWPKMTAYERSMVLLRFADLLEKHNDEIATLETWDNGKPFEQAAKIELPMIARLFRYYAGWADKIHGLTVPADGPYHIQTLHEPIGVAGQIIPWNFPLLMFAWKIGPALACGNTVVLKTAEQTPLSALYATKLLHEAGLPEGVVNVISGFGPTAGAALARHMDVDKLAFTGSTETGKVILELAAKSNLKPVTLELGGKSPFIVCEDADVDQAVELAHFALFFNQGQCCCSGSRTYVHESVYDEFLEKAKARALKRIVGDPFKKGIEQGPQIDNKQFEKILKYIRSGIESGATLETGGERLGSKGYYIQPTVFSNVKEDMVIAQDEIFGPVQSILKFKDLDEVIQRANNTRYGLAAGVFTKNIDTANTLTRALRAGTVWVNCFDVFDAGIPFGGYKMSGIGREKGEYGLKNYLQVKAVVTPLKNAAWL; from the exons ATGGCCGCCAGGAGGATCTCATCGCTGCTCTCCCGCTCTATCCCATCCAGCACAACCGCCTCCTCCCGTGCTCTGCTGCGCAATGGAAAGT GGAATAAACCAGGCTTTGAATCAGGAATCAGGAACCACAGCACCGCTGCTGTCCTCGAGGAGCCGATAAGTCCGGGCGTCTCAGTGAACTACACTCAGCTAATGATTAATGGAAAGTTCGTGGATGCAGCGTCAG GAAAAACCTTCCCGACGTTGGACCCGAGGACAGGGGAGGTGATCGCCCATGTTGCTGAAGGGGATGCTGAGGACGTGAACCGGGCCGTTTCGGCTGCTCGTAAGGCATTCGATGAAGGGCCATGGCCGAAAATGACAGCATAT GAAAGATCAATGGTGCTTCTGCGGTTCGCGGATTTGCTGGAAAAGCATAACGATGAGATAGCAACGCTTGAGACATGGGACAATGGAAAACCATTTGAACAGGCTGCGAAAATCGAACTCCCGATGATCGCACGCCTCTTCCGGTACTATGCAG GTTGGGCGGATAAGATTCACGGGCTTACAGTCCCAGCTGATGGGCCCTATCATATTCAGACCTTGCATGAGCCGATCGGTGTGGCCGGTCAGATCATCCCGTGGAACTTTCCCTTGTTGATGTTTGCGTGGAAGATCGGCCCTGCCTTAGCTTGTGGCAACACTGTTGTACTGAAGACCGCAGAGCAGACTCCCCTTTCTGCTTTATATGCAACTAAGCTGCTTCATGAG GCTGGGCTTCCCGAGGGTGTTGTGAATGTGATTTCAGGCTTCGGACCAACTGCTGGAGCAGCACTTGCCAGGCATATGGATGTGGACAAG CTGGCATTCACGGGATCAACTGAAACCGGGAAAGTCATACTTGAACTGGCAGCAAAGAGCAACCTCAAGCCAGTGACTCTGGAACTCGGAGGAAAATCCCCCTTTATCGTATGTGAGGACGCCGATGTCGATCAGGCTGTTGAGCTTGCCCATTTTGCTCTTTTCTTCAATCAG GGACAATGCTGCTGTTCTGGATCTCGCACTTATGTCCATGAGAGCGTGTATGATGAATTCCTCGAGAAAGCTAAGGCTCGTGCCCTGAAGCGTATTGTTGGCGATCCATTCAAGAAGGGCATTGAACAAGGTCCTCAG ATTGATAACAAACAATTCGAGAAGATTTTGAAGTACATAAGATCAGGAATTGAAAGTGGAGCTACCCTTGAAACTGGAGGAGAAAGGCTTGGTTCCAAGGGATACTATATTCAGCCTACAGTTTTCTCAAATGTGAAG GAGGATATGGTTATTGCTCAGGATGAGATATTCGGTCCTGTGCAATCTATTTTGAAATTCAA GGACCTCGATGAGGTGATACAGAGGGCGAACAACACTCGGTATGGGCTAGCTGCAGGAGTCTTCACAAAGAACATTGACACCGCTAACACATTGACCCGGGCTTTACGTGCGGGGACTGTCTGGGTCAATTGCTTTGATGTCTTTGACGCGGGGATCCCATTTGGTGGGTACAAGATGAGCGGAATTGGGAGGGAGAAGGGAGAGTACGGTCTCAAGAATTACTTGCAGGTCAAGGCAGTTGTTACTCCTCTAAAGAACGCGGCATGGCTCTGA
- the LOC116199898 gene encoding probable xyloglucan endotransglucosylase/hydrolase protein 33: MALLQGKCLLLSRLLMLLSSMTPSVSSHSRHYTAPSVTRLTDLFSHVSIDQAFNKVFGASNIQLMSNGSSAYISLNKTSGSGLASRNKYYYGFFSAAIKLPAGLTSGVVVAFYMSNAETFPHNHDEIDIELLGHDKRNDWVLQTNIYANGSVSTGREEKFYLWFDPTQQHHYYSIIWNSHHIVFLVDNIPVREFPNNGAFSSTFPSKPMSLYATIWDGSEWATHGGKYPVNYRYAPYVASFADMEVEGCVSDPRLPSPPCSKKNPSSVDPVEGQGFAALSEQQLSAMKWARSKLMFYSYCKDTTRFKVLPPECR, encoded by the exons ATGGCTCTTCTTCAGGGGAAGTGTTTGCTCCTCTCACGCCTCTTAATGCTGCTGTCTTCCATGACTCCATCGGTTTCTTCACACAGCAGGCACTACACTGCCCCGAGTGTCACTCGCTTGACAGATCTGTTCTCCCACGTCTCAATCGACCAAGCCTTCAACAAGGTGTTCGGGGCCTCGAACATTCAGCTTATGAGCAATGGGTCCTCTGCATATATTTCTCTCAACAAAACATCAG GTTCGGGATTGGCCTCCCGGAATAAGTACTACTATGGGTTCTTCAGTGCTGCCATCAAACTCCCTGCTGGTCTCACCTCTGGAGTAGTTGTTGCTTTCTAC ATGTCCAATGCAGAGACTTTCCCTCACAACCACGATGAGATAGACATCGAACTGCTTGGACACGACAAGAGGAACGACTGGGTCCTGCAGACGAACATCTACGCCAATGGAAGCGTCAGCACTGGGAGAGAAGAAAAGTTCTACCTTTGGTTCGACCCGACTCAGCAGCACCACTACTACAGCATCATCTGGAACAGCCATCACATTGT GTTCCTCGTGGACAACATTCCAGTGAGGGAATTCCCTAACAATGGAGCCTTCTCCTCCACATTCCCATCAAAGCCCATGTCCTTGTACGCGACGATATGGGACGGTTCCGAGTGGGCTACTCACGGAGGAAAGTACCCGGTAAATTACCGCTATGCTCCTTACGTGGCTTCATTTGCAGACATGGAAGTGGAGGGCTGCGTCTCGGATCCTAGACTACCATCGCCCCCGTGTTCAAAGAAGAACCCCTCGAGCGTAGACCCTGTCGAGGGGCAAGGTTTCGCAGCACTCTCGGAGCAGCAGCTCTCAGCCATGAAGTGGGCCCGGAGTAAGCTCATGTTCTATTCCTACTGTAAAGATACTACCCGGTTTAAAGTCTTACCCCCCGAGTGCAGATAA